Proteins from one Candidatus Margulisiibacteriota bacterium genomic window:
- a CDS encoding histidine phosphatase family protein has product MIITNRIKIVNGRLTSKLANPLSYDLAARADLVHTAEKLIAGGRFSRIAEVREHLDRNEIGPDRAIAVFVRHPSTVYSEIRKLAGSEDIPLSETGRTEALKLKTALRGLAFSFVFSSHLSRARLLAAEIAADLGLPHRTEPALGEINCGTWHHCFFDRSAGGSGSIEARLPTSFRLLRDRPHRWKAPGGESFSDVADRTGPVVGRAVRSNLGRAFLMVGHAWANGVIAARAFGVHLAHLHPLIDNIAPTAITVIEFSSDLSDNHLWLWADAGHLETK; this is encoded by the coding sequence ATGATAATTACCAATCGGATTAAAATCGTAAACGGCCGGCTAACGAGCAAACTGGCAAACCCGCTGTCCTATGACTTGGCCGCCAGGGCCGACTTGGTTCATACAGCCGAGAAGCTGATCGCCGGGGGTCGGTTCTCTCGGATCGCGGAGGTCCGGGAACACCTGGACAGGAACGAGATCGGGCCTGACCGAGCGATAGCTGTCTTTGTCAGGCATCCCTCAACGGTCTACTCCGAAATCAGGAAGCTGGCCGGCTCGGAAGATATTCCTCTCAGCGAGACGGGCCGAACCGAAGCCCTCAAGCTGAAAACGGCGCTGCGCGGCCTCGCTTTCAGCTTCGTTTTCTCCAGTCACTTATCCCGGGCGCGATTGCTCGCCGCCGAGATCGCGGCCGATCTCGGGTTACCGCACCGGACGGAACCCGCTCTGGGTGAAATAAATTGCGGCACCTGGCATCATTGCTTTTTCGACCGCAGCGCGGGCGGGAGCGGGTCGATCGAGGCCCGGCTGCCGACGAGTTTTAGGCTCCTCCGGGACCGACCGCATCGCTGGAAAGCCCCCGGCGGCGAATCTTTTTCCGACGTCGCCGACCGGACCGGCCCTGTCGTCGGCCGGGCGGTCCGCAGTAATCTGGGAAGAGCCTTTTTGATGGTCGGCCACGCCTGGGCGAACGGCGTCATCGCCGCCCGGGCTTTCGGCGTCCATCTGGCGCATCTTCATCCGTTGATCGACAACATTGCCCCGACGGCGATAACCGTGATCGAATTCTCGTCCGATCTGAGCGATAACCATTTGTGGCTGTGGGCCGATGCGGGGCATCTGGAAACAAAGTGA
- a CDS encoding HD domain-containing protein, whose amino-acid sequence MNSPGKIRFTFVNKGGQVRRVPAGQQFYINILLQSEFHPRIAVLADRIETMIRERGDRSNFNRQKFYEAAGVSIWAHRDVKRQTSGRPYADHPITVAERDVNILRVTDSEELIACLLHDTVEDTEIDLKFIERRFGRGTAVLVDGVTKITQLGKDKLISEENIDKFVGTLARDIRALRIKMIDRGVNLEDAEKLSAERRERNCREALDFYVPLGVLCGFMKASRHLSDIAFKKLHPDRYNEVAAVIKETIGKKQELLDSLRREIAAKFKQRARRQPAEILTKPRTVYEVDQIAAMRGTEARNLSDVVMMQITVETEQDCYALIDVVHSLGIPIDRYWHDYIKDRKINGYQSLHTGVLAGDTLIRFQIRTRRMQAVANDGVLVDAYDRGGRYVQPRLPWLNADWLQTIFEVKDRREKIRLTKSLAQAWLATVMVTGPSVNTIYRDVLLPRGVTPLEIAFITDPLLGFCLAGAIHDERPQDLREPIRQGVGLIKLQIGGEAKPLDYAKILADPLARRRFMTHQRKSGEPSRIKFARQVLEAELAKAFIRLREVEEVDPEKTRWLIERTGSGESAAVDAAAEIKSSIRRGGTEIRVIERLELETRGFPQESLINAVKENFPIERYGSERNELKLSIPLRNPAQEQQFVNYLEHLRHMAGVKVTNQRQVRPPLLDDLSLNEHSLYYSFDLALEAAKALKEQGGRILDLNLNPWLIQMLPDEQRSEIDALVAQHIASARILFLSGKDPAEVAKFQRALRALIERSMFDLPLMVVFEKKGMFHTEGVVRGIQELAGIGFEIMEMGHTADFILDCLRQRVGELTAR is encoded by the coding sequence ATGAATAGCCCAGGGAAAATACGTTTTACCTTTGTTAACAAGGGCGGACAGGTGCGCCGCGTTCCGGCCGGCCAGCAGTTCTATATTAATATTTTGCTGCAGTCCGAATTCCATCCCCGGATCGCCGTCTTGGCCGACCGGATCGAGACCATGATCAGGGAGCGGGGCGACCGGAGCAATTTTAACCGGCAGAAATTCTACGAGGCGGCCGGTGTTTCCATCTGGGCGCACCGCGACGTGAAACGGCAAACGAGCGGGCGGCCGTACGCCGACCACCCGATAACCGTGGCGGAGCGGGATGTTAACATTTTGCGGGTGACCGACAGCGAAGAACTGATCGCTTGCCTGCTTCACGACACGGTCGAAGACACCGAGATAGACCTGAAGTTCATTGAACGTCGGTTCGGACGCGGGACCGCCGTCTTGGTCGACGGCGTGACCAAGATCACCCAGCTGGGCAAGGACAAGCTGATCAGCGAAGAGAACATCGATAAATTCGTCGGCACCCTGGCCCGAGACATTCGCGCCTTGCGGATCAAGATGATCGACCGTGGAGTGAACCTGGAGGACGCCGAAAAACTATCGGCCGAACGGCGGGAAAGAAATTGCCGTGAAGCGCTGGATTTTTACGTTCCGCTGGGCGTCCTGTGCGGCTTCATGAAAGCCTCCCGGCATTTGTCGGACATCGCCTTTAAGAAACTGCACCCCGATCGATATAACGAGGTCGCAGCGGTGATCAAGGAGACGATCGGCAAAAAACAGGAATTGTTGGATTCGCTGCGGCGGGAGATCGCGGCCAAATTCAAGCAAAGAGCCCGCCGCCAGCCGGCCGAGATCCTGACCAAGCCGCGGACCGTCTATGAGGTCGACCAGATCGCCGCCATGCGCGGGACGGAAGCCCGTAACCTGTCCGACGTAGTGATGATGCAGATCACGGTCGAGACCGAACAGGATTGTTACGCGTTGATCGACGTCGTCCATTCGCTGGGGATCCCGATCGACCGCTACTGGCACGATTACATCAAGGACCGGAAGATCAACGGTTATCAATCGCTCCACACCGGGGTCCTGGCCGGCGATACGCTGATCCGTTTCCAGATCAGGACCAGGCGGATGCAGGCGGTCGCCAACGACGGGGTCCTGGTCGACGCCTATGACCGGGGCGGCAGGTATGTCCAGCCGCGGCTCCCCTGGCTGAATGCCGATTGGCTGCAGACGATCTTTGAGGTCAAGGATCGCCGGGAAAAGATCAGGCTGACAAAATCACTGGCCCAGGCCTGGCTGGCGACGGTCATGGTGACCGGCCCATCGGTCAACACCATTTATCGCGACGTGCTGCTGCCGCGCGGGGTCACGCCGCTGGAGATCGCCTTTATTACCGACCCGCTGCTGGGATTTTGCCTGGCCGGAGCGATCCATGATGAACGGCCGCAAGATTTACGCGAACCGATCAGGCAGGGGGTTGGCTTGATCAAGCTGCAGATCGGCGGCGAAGCCAAGCCGCTGGATTATGCCAAGATCTTGGCCGATCCGCTGGCGCGGCGCCGGTTCATGACGCACCAGAGAAAGAGCGGTGAGCCGTCCCGAATTAAATTCGCCCGGCAGGTTTTGGAAGCGGAGCTGGCCAAGGCTTTTATCCGGCTCCGGGAAGTGGAAGAGGTGGACCCGGAAAAAACGCGCTGGCTGATCGAAAGGACCGGCAGCGGCGAGAGCGCGGCGGTTGACGCGGCGGCCGAGATCAAGTCCTCTATCCGTCGCGGCGGGACCGAGATCAGAGTCATAGAAAGGCTGGAATTGGAAACCCGAGGCTTCCCTCAGGAAAGCCTGATCAATGCCGTCAAGGAGAATTTTCCGATCGAGCGGTACGGCAGCGAACGGAACGAATTAAAACTGTCGATCCCCCTGCGAAACCCGGCCCAGGAGCAGCAGTTCGTTAATTACCTGGAACATCTCCGGCATATGGCGGGGGTTAAAGTGACCAACCAGAGGCAGGTCCGGCCGCCGCTGCTCGATGACCTGTCGCTGAACGAACATTCGCTCTATTACTCTTTTGACCTGGCTTTGGAGGCGGCAAAAGCGCTAAAAGAGCAAGGCGGGAGGATCCTTGACCTCAATCTAAATCCCTGGCTGATCCAGATGTTGCCGGACGAGCAAAGGAGCGAGATCGATGCGCTGGTCGCCCAGCATATCGCCAGCGCGCGGATCTTGTTCCTCAGCGGCAAAGACCCGGCTGAAGTCGCGAAATTCCAGCGCGCGCTCCGTGCGCTGATCGAGCGGAGCATGTTCGACCTGCCGCTCATGGTCGTTTTTGAGAAGAAGGGGATGTTCCATACCGAAGGGGTCGTCCGGGGCATCCAGGAGCTGGCCGGGATCGGCTTTGAGATCATGGAGATGGGGCACACGGCCGATTTTATCCTTGATTGCCTGCGACAGCGCGTCGGCGAGCTGACAGCGCGTTGA
- a CDS encoding NAD(+)/NADH kinase, with amino-acid sequence MTTVNVIFKKEDKLIAGTAAQVVKDLKAKGYKVGERNAKFVITLGGDGTTLRAARQLAKSGTPILSVHMGGVGFLTEIELRQLSEALAQIRRGKYQIDERTMIEAHTGGKTLIALNDLVISKSGIARVIRLEIAGIAEYVADGLIFSTASGSTAYNLSAGGPLLTPDAQSLVICAICPHTINTRPIVIDKPISVILTRGGDVNLTADGQQVLALQEGQKIVVQRSRLKARFIRLKEYPFFLRVKQTFGFGQRN; translated from the coding sequence ATGACAACGGTCAACGTAATTTTTAAAAAAGAAGACAAGCTGATCGCCGGGACGGCGGCGCAGGTCGTTAAAGACCTGAAGGCCAAAGGGTATAAGGTCGGCGAGCGGAACGCCAAGTTTGTCATTACGCTCGGCGGCGACGGGACGACGCTCCGGGCGGCCAGGCAGTTGGCGAAAAGCGGCACGCCGATCCTGAGCGTCCACATGGGGGGCGTCGGCTTCCTGACGGAGATCGAACTGCGGCAGCTGAGCGAGGCGCTGGCGCAGATCAGGCGGGGAAAATACCAGATCGACGAGCGGACGATGATCGAAGCGCACACCGGCGGAAAAACCTTGATCGCCCTGAACGACCTGGTGATCAGCAAGAGCGGGATCGCCCGGGTGATCAGGCTGGAGATCGCCGGCATCGCGGAATACGTGGCCGACGGCCTGATCTTTTCCACCGCGTCCGGCTCGACCGCTTACAACCTGTCGGCCGGCGGGCCGCTCCTGACGCCGGACGCGCAAAGCCTGGTGATCTGCGCGATCTGCCCGCACACGATCAATACCCGGCCGATCGTGATCGATAAGCCGATAAGCGTTATCCTGACGCGGGGCGGGGACGTGAACCTGACCGCGGACGGCCAGCAGGTGCTCGCGCTGCAGGAAGGCCAGAAGATCGTGGTGCAAAGATCGCGGCTCAAGGCCCGCTTCATCCGCTTAAAGGAATACCCGTTCTTCTTAAGGGTAAAACAAACGTTCGGTTTCGGGCAGAGGAATTAG
- the rpe gene encoding ribulose-phosphate 3-epimerase codes for MNIKIAPSILSADFGQLANEIRKVEAAGADLIHIDVMDGHFVPNITIGPLVVKACRQATKLPLDVHLMIENPDRYIPYFARAGADIITIHVETVKNLDADIELIRQHNVKPGVVVNPGTPADSVFHVLDKVDMVLLMSVNPGFEGQKFMPVVLDKIKVLRSLVVSRKLSVDIEVDGGINLETAKEVVKAGANVLVAGSAIFYAKDYREIIGKLKAI; via the coding sequence ATGAACATCAAGATCGCCCCCTCGATCCTGTCGGCGGATTTCGGCCAGCTGGCGAACGAGATCAGGAAGGTCGAGGCCGCCGGCGCCGACCTGATCCACATCGACGTGATGGACGGCCATTTTGTCCCGAACATCACGATCGGGCCGCTGGTCGTTAAAGCCTGCCGCCAGGCGACCAAGCTGCCGCTCGACGTTCACCTGATGATCGAGAACCCGGACCGCTACATCCCGTATTTTGCCCGGGCCGGGGCGGACATCATTACGATCCACGTCGAAACGGTCAAGAACCTCGACGCCGACATTGAGCTGATCAGGCAACACAACGTTAAGCCAGGTGTTGTCGTAAATCCGGGAACGCCGGCCGATTCGGTCTTTCACGTTCTGGACAAAGTCGACATGGTTTTATTAATGTCGGTCAATCCGGGCTTCGAGGGACAGAAATTTATGCCGGTGGTTTTAGATAAAATAAAAGTCCTTCGGTCGTTAGTCGTTAGTCGTAAGTTGTCAGTTGATATCGAGGTAGACGGCGGGATCAATCTGGAGACCGCCAAAGAGGTCGTCAAAGCGGGGGCGAACGTGCTGGTCGCCGGCTCGGCGATCTTTTACGCCAAGGATTACCGCGAAATCATCGGCAAGTTAAAAGCAATTTAA
- a CDS encoding serine/threonine-protein kinase yields MEQLLKSKYRIGNKLAENPFSVTYQGFFIGTEKPVIVKIYKRGTLNSSLIKNMKQKVLALSLLNHHGVAKLLDGDYGWQGFYYVREYVDGFSLKDLLDRREKAGIDKACAATEQAAAALQAAHERGIVHAGIKPGNIFVDSQGLVKLADFVIEGEIKSALPQKVEELMSGARYASPEELQGEPVTPASDIYSLGLVLYEMATGKPLPQAEGLSGSLQKLRAKQLLPKEELAALPPYLKDIILCATAREPLRRFASAEEMRESLEKKALIRQAPADEELIRIYESVVTQYGGEVVDQESEVLQDVGRIRLRWGREKHRNWILAVVAVLAVALGIIYAFLLGL; encoded by the coding sequence ATGGAGCAGCTCCTCAAAAGCAAGTACCGCATCGGCAATAAGCTGGCGGAAAACCCCTTTAGCGTCACTTATCAGGGCTTCTTTATCGGCACGGAAAAGCCGGTGATCGTCAAGATCTACAAGCGCGGGACCCTCAATTCTTCCCTGATCAAGAACATGAAGCAAAAGGTCCTGGCCCTGTCGCTGCTCAACCACCACGGAGTGGCCAAGCTGCTCGACGGCGATTACGGCTGGCAGGGCTTCTACTACGTCCGGGAATACGTGGACGGCTTCAGCCTTAAGGACCTGCTCGACCGGCGCGAGAAAGCCGGGATCGACAAGGCGTGCGCGGCGACGGAGCAAGCGGCGGCCGCCCTGCAGGCCGCCCACGAGCGCGGGATCGTCCACGCCGGGATCAAGCCGGGCAATATCTTCGTCGACAGCCAGGGGCTGGTCAAGCTGGCCGATTTCGTGATCGAGGGGGAGATCAAGTCGGCGCTGCCGCAAAAGGTGGAAGAGCTGATGAGCGGCGCCCGGTACGCTTCGCCCGAGGAACTGCAGGGGGAACCGGTCACGCCGGCCTCCGATATTTATTCGCTCGGCCTGGTTTTATACGAAATGGCGACGGGAAAACCGCTGCCGCAGGCGGAGGGTTTGTCCGGCAGCTTGCAAAAGCTCCGGGCCAAACAGCTGTTGCCGAAAGAAGAGCTGGCCGCCTTGCCCCCTTACCTGAAAGACATTATCCTCTGCGCGACCGCAAGGGAGCCGCTGCGGCGGTTCGCGTCGGCCGAAGAAATGAGGGAAAGCCTGGAGAAAAAGGCCTTGATCAGACAAGCCCCGGCCGACGAAGAGCTGATCCGGATCTACGAAAGCGTCGTGACCCAGTACGGCGGGGAGGTCGTCGACCAGGAGAGCGAAGTGCTCCAGGACGTCGGCCGGATCCGGCTCCGCTGGGGAAGGGAAAAGCACCGGAACTGGATCCTGGCGGTCGTCGCGGTCTTGGCCGTGGCGCTCGGCATAATCTATGCTTTTCTCCTGGGATTATAA
- a CDS encoding PASTA domain-containing protein, with translation MLTTYLVLYLLFVIAASLAVSLIVLRLKLPSPRLVIGLLTLFIVSPLVIGYFYLMYFNSLPETVTPDVTGLPLVAAQARLEEIGLKARDAGQVYESKQPEGTVVSQRPEPGRHVKVGRVVNLMISGGKRKVPVPNLIGRPLAQSDELLLAAELQLGDIRFERMDGVAEGTILAQEPMAGEETGAGGSVDLLVATSGEVITEETTEETEQ, from the coding sequence ATGCTAACGACATACCTGGTCCTTTATCTGCTGTTCGTGATCGCGGCCAGCCTGGCCGTCAGCCTGATCGTGCTGCGGCTTAAGCTCCCGTCGCCCCGGCTGGTCATCGGCCTGCTGACCCTGTTCATCGTTTCTCCCCTGGTCATCGGCTACTTTTACCTGATGTATTTTAATTCGCTGCCGGAAACGGTCACCCCGGACGTGACCGGCCTGCCGCTGGTCGCGGCGCAAGCCCGGCTGGAGGAGATCGGCCTTAAAGCGCGGGATGCCGGTCAGGTTTACGAATCAAAACAGCCGGAGGGGACGGTCGTTTCTCAGCGGCCGGAGCCCGGGCGCCACGTGAAAGTCGGCCGGGTCGTCAATTTAATGATCAGCGGCGGCAAGCGCAAGGTCCCGGTCCCCAACCTGATCGGCCGGCCGCTGGCCCAGTCCGACGAGCTCCTGCTGGCGGCCGAACTGCAGCTGGGGGATATCCGTTTTGAGCGGATGGACGGGGTGGCGGAGGGGACGATCCTGGCCCAGGAGCCGATGGCGGGGGAAGAGACCGGGGCCGGCGGCAGCGTCGACCTGCTGGTCGCCACCAGCGGCGAAGTGATCACCGAAGAAACAACGGAGGAGACCGAACAATGA